One window of the Sphaerochaeta associata genome contains the following:
- a CDS encoding radical SAM protein, with product MLIPFREPGLFNVTLNTTEDCNLRCTYCYEVHKRRRTLSMEDAKAFIDHILTDPDPAGLLDDPDPVFRKAYQKGLVVDFIGGDSFMDVPFLDEICSYTLAKVMTTDTPNARNWRGKLHFSISTNGTLFSEQARRFCEKYKDLLLVGISLDGCPEIHDANRVFPDGSGSLGSIIRHWPWYKKTFPIQSMQTKSTANRQSIPHLYDSLVYLHEQLGIRYINQNFIMEDTGCTQADYDELDRQMEKCTAYVLKHRDDLFWSMLSKEQFGYAHLSTGPDWDCTGHCGSGAMPALSVDGRIYPCIRWLPHTQIDKAEFIVGTAKEGFTHKENFLRVREGAYRSNCSLDEKCRTCEVESACSYCIGGCYSEFGEFRRTTYICEITKLLVKWARRYWDEYNRLEGLEPIDWAVEAMEKGNRHGIM from the coding sequence ATGCTCATTCCCTTTAGAGAACCCGGCTTGTTCAACGTAACGCTGAACACCACCGAGGACTGCAACCTCAGGTGCACCTACTGCTATGAGGTGCACAAGAGAAGAAGGACGCTTTCGATGGAGGATGCAAAGGCCTTCATCGACCACATCCTCACCGACCCCGATCCTGCAGGGCTACTCGATGATCCTGATCCGGTCTTCCGCAAGGCATACCAAAAGGGGCTCGTCGTCGATTTCATCGGTGGCGACAGCTTCATGGATGTGCCGTTTTTGGACGAGATCTGCTCATACACGCTGGCCAAGGTGATGACCACCGACACCCCCAATGCCAGGAACTGGCGGGGGAAGCTCCATTTCTCCATCTCAACCAATGGCACGCTTTTCTCCGAGCAGGCCCGCCGGTTCTGCGAGAAGTACAAGGACCTGTTGCTGGTGGGTATATCGCTGGATGGCTGTCCTGAGATCCATGATGCAAACCGGGTGTTCCCCGATGGGAGTGGATCCTTGGGGAGCATCATCCGCCATTGGCCGTGGTATAAGAAGACCTTCCCGATCCAGTCGATGCAGACCAAGTCCACCGCGAACCGTCAGAGCATCCCTCATCTCTATGACTCATTGGTTTATTTGCATGAACAGCTGGGAATCAGGTACATCAACCAGAACTTCATCATGGAGGACACCGGATGCACCCAAGCCGACTATGATGAGTTGGACCGTCAGATGGAAAAGTGCACCGCCTATGTGCTTAAGCATCGCGACGATCTGTTTTGGAGCATGCTCAGCAAGGAGCAGTTCGGCTACGCACACCTGTCCACAGGACCTGACTGGGACTGTACCGGCCACTGCGGAAGCGGAGCCATGCCTGCCCTTTCGGTGGACGGTAGGATCTATCCGTGCATCAGATGGCTGCCGCATACCCAAATCGACAAGGCAGAGTTCATCGTCGGGACCGCCAAGGAAGGGTTCACCCACAAGGAGAACTTTCTGAGAGTGCGCGAAGGCGCCTATCGCTCCAATTGCTCACTCGATGAAAAGTGCAGGACCTGCGAGGTGGAAAGTGCCTGTTCATACTGCATCGGAGGTTGCTATTCGGAGTTCGGCGAATTCAGGCGGACGACCTACATCTGCGAGATAACCAAGCTGCTGGTCAAATGGGCCAGACGGTACTGGGACGAGTACAACCGGCTTGAGGGATTGGAACCGATCGACTGGGCTGTTGAAGCAATGGAGAAAGGGAACCGGCATGGAATCATGTAG
- a CDS encoding IS1634 family transposase, whose protein sequence is MYINIDKRNGAVAEVTSYREPGCKYPKQRKVYIGKMDEQGAFVPNKFFIERSRKEELQAEVEKLQKELDGMDRGIRKQQKEMQALSSVVCSVSGKKKAGLTHALGHIAETKGFVQALQGVFGGDSAKKILSLSYYVLATRNEALDDFCYFDASHEHPYGSDIGSSESSAVLASIKPEHVNGFFKAMRDAGPSRSKEDHFCAFDGTAFSSYSNNLSEVEVSRGKQDPDLRHFAMAAVYSSNEGRCAYYRLYRGNIPDIKTIDNFVDVTKAMGYNFRRMVLDRGYCSYSNLHRLYHECRYEVIMCMKSNMSVYKDALQTTRGTFEADSTCYLAEHAVYGKTVKQSIVLTDNLGVEHPTTAYVHVYYNRLKAAEQEPKLYRDLEDSIAELTEKVQKKELSVSDAQKRLFSCKQKALVSVRKTGNSRCVFEMDCKKVDGAAGKLGYFVLLSTENLTAAQVLDIYRSKDGVERVFNNVKNDIGFDRPAVKTDATLEGKVFIVMLAGMLSTIIRNAMRAHRKELTRKMTYGKLVKELECMYSFTIKGKTQWCEISEKQAMILRCLGVPLPVKSQDVQAQLVKKRGPKPKAR, encoded by the coding sequence GTGTACATCAACATCGACAAGCGCAACGGAGCCGTCGCCGAGGTAACGTCCTACCGGGAACCTGGATGCAAATACCCCAAACAGCGCAAGGTGTACATAGGCAAGATGGACGAACAGGGCGCCTTCGTGCCCAACAAGTTCTTCATCGAACGGTCAAGGAAGGAAGAACTCCAGGCCGAAGTGGAAAAGCTGCAGAAAGAGCTGGACGGCATGGACCGGGGGATCAGGAAGCAGCAGAAGGAGATGCAGGCCCTCTCCTCAGTTGTCTGCTCGGTCTCCGGGAAGAAGAAAGCCGGCCTCACCCATGCACTGGGGCACATCGCCGAGACAAAAGGGTTCGTGCAGGCGCTGCAGGGTGTCTTCGGCGGGGATTCGGCCAAGAAGATACTCTCCCTCTCCTATTATGTGCTCGCCACCAGGAACGAGGCCCTTGACGACTTCTGCTATTTTGACGCCTCGCATGAGCATCCCTACGGCTCGGACATCGGCAGCAGCGAAAGCAGCGCCGTCCTTGCATCGATAAAGCCCGAGCATGTCAACGGGTTTTTCAAGGCGATGCGCGACGCAGGTCCTTCCAGGAGCAAGGAGGACCATTTCTGCGCCTTCGACGGGACCGCCTTCAGCTCGTATTCAAACAATCTGTCCGAGGTTGAGGTTTCAAGGGGCAAACAGGACCCGGACCTGAGGCATTTCGCCATGGCAGCGGTGTACAGCAGCAACGAGGGCAGGTGCGCCTACTACCGGCTGTACCGGGGGAACATACCCGACATCAAGACCATCGACAACTTCGTCGACGTGACCAAGGCGATGGGGTACAACTTCCGAAGAATGGTCCTGGACAGGGGGTACTGCAGCTACAGCAACCTCCATCGGCTGTACCATGAGTGCCGATACGAGGTGATCATGTGCATGAAGTCCAACATGTCGGTGTACAAGGATGCTCTGCAGACAACGCGCGGGACCTTCGAGGCCGACAGCACCTGCTATCTGGCGGAGCATGCTGTGTATGGCAAGACCGTCAAGCAGAGCATTGTCCTAACCGACAACCTCGGAGTCGAACACCCGACCACTGCGTACGTACATGTCTACTACAACAGGCTGAAGGCTGCCGAACAGGAGCCCAAGCTGTACAGGGACCTGGAGGACTCCATCGCCGAGCTGACCGAGAAGGTGCAGAAGAAGGAACTGTCCGTCAGCGATGCACAGAAGAGGTTGTTTTCCTGCAAGCAGAAGGCCCTGGTTTCAGTGCGCAAGACCGGCAACAGCAGGTGCGTCTTCGAGATGGATTGCAAGAAGGTCGACGGGGCTGCCGGCAAGCTAGGCTATTTCGTACTGCTGAGTACGGAGAATCTCACCGCCGCCCAGGTGCTGGACATCTACCGGTCAAAGGATGGGGTGGAGCGGGTGTTCAACAACGTGAAGAACGACATCGGGTTCGACCGCCCTGCCGTGAAGACCGATGCCACCCTCGAGGGCAAGGTGTTCATAGTCATGCTTGCAGGCATGCTTTCCACAATCATCCGCAACGCCATGCGTGCCCACCGGAAGGAACTGACCCGAAAGATGACCTACGGCAAGCTGGTAAAGGAACTGGAATGCATGTACAGCTTCACCATCAAGGGCAAGACACAGTGGTGTGAGATATCAGAGAAGCAGGCAATGATCTTGAGATGCCTGGGTGTTCCCTTACCGGTGAAATCGCAGGATGTTCAGGCTCAACTGGTGAAAAAGCGCGGCCCGAAACCCAAAGCAAGATAA